One part of the Anguilla anguilla isolate fAngAng1 chromosome 11, fAngAng1.pri, whole genome shotgun sequence genome encodes these proteins:
- the c11h1orf174 gene encoding UPF0688 protein C1orf174 homolog isoform X1, with the protein MRRKQAQGKQRCSARPKRKCTAALKSKSSNKGSLKMVDPHCVAKEQKVEGAKTERTPHDEKHAHHCSNSRLLIRGDGDVPLLERGLCPENTCRDPVELEDEDLWEVERRGLEEEESEMKMQIQVDNSIFLDDDSNQVLPVGQFFGNIELVQDYPPRAPASTPMSRREYRRLHYIAKDDSDDDIYEDEHPETPQQRDSVSSTADSGNHVRNGSRGLATQKEV; encoded by the exons ATGAGACGGAAGCAG GCTCAAGGCAAGCAGCGCTGTTCTGCTCGACCGAAGAGGAAGTGCACCGCGGCGTTGAAAAGTAAAAGTTCAAATAAG GGTTCTTTGAAGATGGTTGATCCGCATTGTGTTGCAAAAGAGCAGAAAGTTGAAGGTGCTAAAACTGAGAGGACCCCGCACGACGAGAAACACGCGCACCATTGCTCAAATAGTCGGCTTTTGATCAGGGGCGATGGAGATGTGCCCTTGTTAGAGAGGGGGCTTTGTCCTGAAAACACTTGCCGAGATCCGGTAGAATTGGAAGATGAAGATTTGTGGGAAGTTGAACGTCGCGGTTtagaagaggaggagagtgagATGAAGATGCAAATTCAAGTGGACAACAGTATCTTCCTCGATGATGACAGTAATCAGGTTCTGCCTGTCGGGCAGTTCTTTGGGAATATCGAACTCGTCCAA GATTACCCGCCCAGAGCTCCCGCATCAACACCCATGAGCAGGAGAGAGTACAGGAGATTGCACTACATCGCCAAAGACGACAGCGATGACGACATCTACGAAGACGAGCACCCGGAGACACCGCAGCAACGCG ACAGTGTCAGCAGTACTGCAGATTCAGGAAACCACGTGAGAAATGGGAGCAG GGGCTTGGCAACACAGAAGGAAGTGTAA
- the c11h1orf174 gene encoding UPF0688 protein C1orf174 homolog isoform X2: MRRKQAQGKQRCSARPKRKCTAALKSKSSNKGSLKMVDPHCVAKEQKVEGAKTERTPHDEKHAHHCSNSRLLIRGDGDVPLLERGLCPENTCRDPVELEDEDLWEVERRGLEEEESEMKMQIQVDNSIFLDDDSNQVLPVGQFFGNIELVQDYPPRAPASTPMSRREYRRLHYIAKDDSDDDIYEDEHPETPQQRDSVSSTADSGNHVRNGSR, encoded by the exons ATGAGACGGAAGCAG GCTCAAGGCAAGCAGCGCTGTTCTGCTCGACCGAAGAGGAAGTGCACCGCGGCGTTGAAAAGTAAAAGTTCAAATAAG GGTTCTTTGAAGATGGTTGATCCGCATTGTGTTGCAAAAGAGCAGAAAGTTGAAGGTGCTAAAACTGAGAGGACCCCGCACGACGAGAAACACGCGCACCATTGCTCAAATAGTCGGCTTTTGATCAGGGGCGATGGAGATGTGCCCTTGTTAGAGAGGGGGCTTTGTCCTGAAAACACTTGCCGAGATCCGGTAGAATTGGAAGATGAAGATTTGTGGGAAGTTGAACGTCGCGGTTtagaagaggaggagagtgagATGAAGATGCAAATTCAAGTGGACAACAGTATCTTCCTCGATGATGACAGTAATCAGGTTCTGCCTGTCGGGCAGTTCTTTGGGAATATCGAACTCGTCCAA GATTACCCGCCCAGAGCTCCCGCATCAACACCCATGAGCAGGAGAGAGTACAGGAGATTGCACTACATCGCCAAAGACGACAGCGATGACGACATCTACGAAGACGAGCACCCGGAGACACCGCAGCAACGCG ACAGTGTCAGCAGTACTGCAGATTCAGGAAACCACGTGAGAAATGGGAGCAGGTGA
- the b3gnt7l gene encoding UDP-GlcNAc:betaGal beta-1,3-N-acetylglucosaminyltransferase 7, like — protein sequence MEYFFRRKRVLKILISVSLAFATLLMIQKFKFVEDNVKDHLAVKSRVAVGWFEGESDFYKSGSIIKGGLGNNSHPGLVEKLDDVFVSNTTRVFWDVDVIDCKENLSVKKKDWFRRLDPRFHQFVLHRHCRYFPMLINHPEKCREENVNLLIVVKSVIEQHDRREAVRKTWGKEQVINGLKIKTLFLIGSPSIGKDAKNLQKLIQFEDRIYGDILQWDFMDTFFNLTLKEVNFLKWFNTYCPQVKFIFKGDDDVFVNTNNLVELIGFKTEEQKVHNLFVGDTISKAIPIRNRQSKYYIPRELFDKPYPPYVGGGGFLMSSDLARRLFLVSEDFELYPIDDVFLGMCLQRLRVTPELHPGFRTFGILKRKVSPMNSDPCFFRSLIVIHKLNPQELLRMWDIVYDKNLICAKRVVL from the coding sequence ATGGAGTATTTTTTCAGACGAAAGAGGGTACTGAAAATTCTCATCAGCGTGTCTTTAGCTTTTGCCACTTTGTTGATGATTCAGAAATTCAAGTTTGTGGAAGATAACGTTAAGGATCATCTGGCGGTTAAAAGCAGAGTAGCTGTCGGCTGGTTCGAGGGTGAAAGCGACTTTTACAAAAGCGGTTCCATCATTAAGGGCGGTCTGGGAAACAATTCGCACCCTGGACTTGTAGAAAAGTTGGACGATGTGTTCGTTTCTAATACGACCCGGGTGTTTTGGGATGTAGATGTGATTGACTGCAAGGAAAATTTGTCTGTGAAGAAAAAGGATTGGTTTCGACGACTTGATCCAAGATTCCATCAATTCGTGcttcacagacactgcagataTTTCCCGATGCTGATAAATCATCCGGAGAAGTGCCGAGAGGAAAATGTGAATTTACTGATTGTGGTGAAATCTGTAATCGAACAACACGACAGACGCGAGGCTGTGCGCAAGACGTGGGGTAAGGAGCAGGTAATCAATGGCCTCAAGATAAAGACACTGTTTCTTATAGGTAGCCCCTCCATAGGCAAAGATGCCAAAAATCTTCAAAAACTCATCCAGTTCGAGGACAGGATATACGGAGACATTTTACAGTGGGATTTCATGGACACTTTTTTTAACCTCACTCTAAAAGAGGTGAATTTCTTGAAATGGTTTAACACTTATTGTCCCCAAGTGAAGTTTATATTCAAAGGGGATGACGATGTGTTTGTGAACACGAACAACCTAGTGGAACTTATTGGTTTtaaaacagaagaacaaaaagTACACAATTTATTTGTTGGGGACACCATTTCCAAAGCCATCCCCATTAGGAACCGGCAGAGTAAGTATTACATTCCCAGAGAATTATTCGACAAACCTTACCCACCTTATGTTGGTGGTGGAGGATTTTTAATGTCATCGGATTTAGCTCGAAGATTATTTTTAGTTTCCGAAGACTTTGAGCTTTACCCAATTGACGACGTGTTTCTGGGTATGTGTCTTCAGAGATTACGGGTTACCCCAGAGCTTCATCCTGGATTCAGGACTTTCGGCATACTGAAGCGCAAAGTCAGTCCTATGAACAGTGACCCCTGTTTTTTCCGAAGCTTAATTGTAATCCATAAACTGAACCCACAAGAGTTACTCAGGATGTGGGATATAGTGTATGATAAAAACCTAATTTGCGCCAAAAGGGTTGTACTCTGA
- the cep104 gene encoding centrosomal protein of 104 kDa isoform X2, with product MPHKIGFGVASSSSHEDNYSAKELMVHAPTVNGWRSARSCPYPQEITLQLVERSRIRKLQLLAHQYMISAKIEFHVGDSLPEGSSPHAADRLRRLGYVSLSDNEKTGFKARELKSVHVDAVGTYLRLTFHRNHANRCNLYNQVALVAINILGDPVDGKEMDTIPTRDQLIEQYLNSTQHEMALDGTYSGKCDSISPLDDLAFDMYQDPEVAQIVRRLDEKKQDAVRQERYELAKTLKQAMADLQKVGERLGRYEVEKRSAIEKEDYDTAKQKKDQMEEYRLKVYQQLEVHNLLDMSLIQRAAEPAAKERPVPAPSPSPPPSPEKRAQSPPEIAREKKTEKFKEQERVSADPPSPRRAQTPPTLPAASPEIPKISVSTLPYDERPLPALRKQQKLAEQPELPPEEPPDSAPSSRSVGVTGEPEPLTEKAMREASFPIAVYGEGLVAAAYSKTWSYREDALLAVCKKLSQAPAGTPKEDLRTMMRAAVFLARKAILDKVSSVFQASLKLLKMILTQFIPQHKLGRAEVAHCLEQTWPNLLAKAGDPAGRLRLAATSFIQEMALFKEVRSLQTIPTELVKPMKSSVPARLALSHVELTERLLAELGTDGSGFSLENVMQFSTGALEHSAAEVREKAVHIILAMYRQHRSAVLDFLPPNDANTRRNVLYKNIFDGFAKMDGRPAEPQAKALKRSVTRVVHKEKKEEIRTLQEQLAALKEISEKEKGKENSKGRQSSRPVKAGIKKIPPSKATVVQDVDQSPVANYLDRLCIFCGETDESFTEEGLDLHYWKHCPMLRRCDLCRQVVEISSLNEHLLEECESKGAFAKCPQCAEAVPRDQLVEHARSQACNPPATDRVSNHCPLCHDNFMPGEEAWKSHLMGREGCKQNARRTAALQRALQSQGKIGTTGATKLMPVGARGRPGPSASRIPAPKAGGGRANRPNPARR from the exons GTCCTGCCCCTACCCCCAGGAGATCACCCTGCAGCTGGTGGAGCGTAGCCGCATCAGGAAGCTTCAGCTGCTGGCCCACCAGTACATGATCTCCGCCAAGATAGAGTTCCATGTGGGCGACAGCCTGCCGGAGGGGTCTTCTCCCCACGCCGCGGATAGGCTCCGCAGGCTCGG GTACGTGTCGCTGTCAGATAATGAGAAAACGGGATTTAAAGCTCGCGAGCTGAAGTCCGTCCATGTGGACGCTGTCGGAACATACCTCAGACTGACGTTCCACAGAAACCATGCCAACCGCTGTAACCTCTACAATCAG GTTGCTTTGGTTGCCATAAACATTCTTGGTGATCCAGTGGATGGCAAAGAGATGGACACAATT CCTACCAGAGATCAACTGATTGAGCAATACCTCAACAGCACTCAGCACGAGATGGCCCTGGATGGGACCTACTCAGG GAAGTGCGACTCCATCTCCCCGCTGGACGACCTGGCGTTCGACATGTACCAGGACCCGGAGGTGGCGCAGATCGTCCGCCGGCTGGACGAGAAGAAGCAGGACGCCGTGCGGCAGGAGAGATACGAGCTCGCCAAGACGCTCAAGCAGGCCATGGCCGACCTGCAGAAG GTAGGGGAGCGCTTGGGCCGCTACGAAGTGGAGAAACGCAGCGCCATCGAGAAGGAGGACTACGACACCGCGAAGCAGAAGAAAGACCAGATGGAGGAGTACCGGCTGAAGGTGTACCAGCAGCTGGAGGTTCACAATCTCCTGGACATGAGTCTG ATTCAGAGGGCCGCTGAGCCTGCGGCCAAGGAGCGCCCTgtgcccgccccctccccctcccctcccccttcgccAGAGAAACGGGCGCAGTCCCCCCCAGAAATCGCGAGGGAGAAGAAGACAGAGAAATTCAAGGAGCAGGAGCGGGTCTCtgctgaccccccctccccgcggcGGGCCCAgacgccccccaccctccccgcaGCCTCGCCGGAGATCCCCAAGATCAGT gtcagCACCCTGCCCTATGACGAGAGGCCGCTGCCCGCCCTGCGGAAACAGCAGAAGCTCGCGGAGCAGCCCGAGCTCCCGCCCGAGGAGccccctgactccgccccctcgtCCCGCAGCGTCGGGGTGACCGGGGAGCCCGAGCCGCTGACGGAGAAGGCCATGCGCGAGGCCAGCTTCCCCATCGCCGTGTACGGAGAAGGCCTG gtggcgGCGGCCTACTCCAAGACCTGGTCGTACCGGGAGGACGCCCTGCTGGCCGTCTGTAAGAAGCTGTCCCAGGCCCCAGCCGGGACGCCCAAAGAGGACCTGAGGACCATGATGAGGGCAGCCGTGTTCCTCGCCAGGAAGGCCATCCTGGACAAGGTGTCATCG GTCTTCCAGGCGTCGCTGAAGCTGCTGAAGATGATCCTGACCCAGTTCATTCCGCAGCACAAGCTGGGCAGGGCGGAGGTGGCGCACTGCCTGGAGCAGACCTGGCCCAACCTCCTCGCCAAGGCGGGCGACCCCGCCGGCCGACTGCGGCTCGCGGCTACGAGCTTCATCCAG GAGATGGCGCTGTTCAAAGAGGTGAGATCCTTGCAGACGATCCCTACTGAGCTGGTGAAACCCATGAAGTCCAGCGTTCCTGCCCGCCTGGCGCTGAGCCACGTAGAGCTGACAGAGAGGCTGCTCGCGGAGCTGGGCACCGACGGCTCTGGGTTCTCCCTGGAAAACGTCATGCAG TTTTCCACAGGGGCTCTGGAGCACAGTGCGGCGGAAGTGCGGGAGAAGGCCGTGCACATTATCCTGGCCATGTACCGCCAGCACCGGAGCGCCGTCCTGGACTTCCTGCCGCCCAACGACGCCAACACGCGCCGCAACGTCCTCTACAAGAACATCTTCGACGGCTTCGCCAAGATGGACGGCCGCCCCGCGGAGCCCCAGGCCAAG GCGCTGAAGAGGAGCGTCACGCGGGTGGTGCacaaggagaagaaagaggagatCCGGACTCTGCAGGAGCAACTGGCCGCCCTGAAGGAGATCAGC gagaaggagaaggggaaagagaaTAGCAAAGGAAGGCAGTCTTCAAGACCAGTGAAGGCAG GTATAAAAAAGATACCCCCCAGTAAAGCCACAGTGGTGCAAGATGTGGACCAATCACCAGTGGCTAATTATTTAGACCG TCTGTGCATCTTCTGTGGAGAGACGGACGAGTCGTTCAcggaggaggggctggacctGCACTACTGGAAACATTGTCCCATGCTGCGGCGGTGTGACCTTTGCAGACAG GTTGTGGAGATCTCCAGCTTGAACGAGCACTTGCTGGAGGAGTGCGAGAGTAAAGGAGCGTTCGCCAAGTGCCCCCAGTGCGCCGAGGCTGTGCCCAGAGACCAGCTGGTGGAGCACGCCCGGAGTCAAGCCTGCAACC CTCCTGCAACGGACAGAGTATCAAACCACTGTCCATTGTGCCATGACAATTTCATGCCTGGAGAGGAG GCCTGGAAATCTCACCTcatggggagggagggctgtAAACAGAACGCGCGGAGGACGGCGGCCCTCCAGCGAGCGCTGCAGTCACAAG GAAAGATTGGCACTACAGGCGCTACAAAGCTGATGCCCGTGGGGGCGAGAGGCCGGCCTGGGCCCAGCGCCAGCCGGATTCCCGCCCCCAAGGCCGGAGGCGGCAGGGCGAACCGCCCCAACCCCGCCAGACGGTGA
- the cep104 gene encoding centrosomal protein of 104 kDa isoform X1: MWLLSNCGYGDEGGYSDKGYSFRMPHKIGFGVASSSSHEDNYSAKELMVHAPTVNGWRSARSCPYPQEITLQLVERSRIRKLQLLAHQYMISAKIEFHVGDSLPEGSSPHAADRLRRLGYVSLSDNEKTGFKARELKSVHVDAVGTYLRLTFHRNHANRCNLYNQVALVAINILGDPVDGKEMDTIPTRDQLIEQYLNSTQHEMALDGTYSGKCDSISPLDDLAFDMYQDPEVAQIVRRLDEKKQDAVRQERYELAKTLKQAMADLQKVGERLGRYEVEKRSAIEKEDYDTAKQKKDQMEEYRLKVYQQLEVHNLLDMSLIQRAAEPAAKERPVPAPSPSPPPSPEKRAQSPPEIAREKKTEKFKEQERVSADPPSPRRAQTPPTLPAASPEIPKISVSTLPYDERPLPALRKQQKLAEQPELPPEEPPDSAPSSRSVGVTGEPEPLTEKAMREASFPIAVYGEGLVAAAYSKTWSYREDALLAVCKKLSQAPAGTPKEDLRTMMRAAVFLARKAILDKVSSVFQASLKLLKMILTQFIPQHKLGRAEVAHCLEQTWPNLLAKAGDPAGRLRLAATSFIQEMALFKEVRSLQTIPTELVKPMKSSVPARLALSHVELTERLLAELGTDGSGFSLENVMQFSTGALEHSAAEVREKAVHIILAMYRQHRSAVLDFLPPNDANTRRNVLYKNIFDGFAKMDGRPAEPQAKALKRSVTRVVHKEKKEEIRTLQEQLAALKEISEKEKGKENSKGRQSSRPVKAGIKKIPPSKATVVQDVDQSPVANYLDRLCIFCGETDESFTEEGLDLHYWKHCPMLRRCDLCRQVVEISSLNEHLLEECESKGAFAKCPQCAEAVPRDQLVEHARSQACNPPATDRVSNHCPLCHDNFMPGEEAWKSHLMGREGCKQNARRTAALQRALQSQGKIGTTGATKLMPVGARGRPGPSASRIPAPKAGGGRANRPNPARR; the protein is encoded by the exons GTCCTGCCCCTACCCCCAGGAGATCACCCTGCAGCTGGTGGAGCGTAGCCGCATCAGGAAGCTTCAGCTGCTGGCCCACCAGTACATGATCTCCGCCAAGATAGAGTTCCATGTGGGCGACAGCCTGCCGGAGGGGTCTTCTCCCCACGCCGCGGATAGGCTCCGCAGGCTCGG GTACGTGTCGCTGTCAGATAATGAGAAAACGGGATTTAAAGCTCGCGAGCTGAAGTCCGTCCATGTGGACGCTGTCGGAACATACCTCAGACTGACGTTCCACAGAAACCATGCCAACCGCTGTAACCTCTACAATCAG GTTGCTTTGGTTGCCATAAACATTCTTGGTGATCCAGTGGATGGCAAAGAGATGGACACAATT CCTACCAGAGATCAACTGATTGAGCAATACCTCAACAGCACTCAGCACGAGATGGCCCTGGATGGGACCTACTCAGG GAAGTGCGACTCCATCTCCCCGCTGGACGACCTGGCGTTCGACATGTACCAGGACCCGGAGGTGGCGCAGATCGTCCGCCGGCTGGACGAGAAGAAGCAGGACGCCGTGCGGCAGGAGAGATACGAGCTCGCCAAGACGCTCAAGCAGGCCATGGCCGACCTGCAGAAG GTAGGGGAGCGCTTGGGCCGCTACGAAGTGGAGAAACGCAGCGCCATCGAGAAGGAGGACTACGACACCGCGAAGCAGAAGAAAGACCAGATGGAGGAGTACCGGCTGAAGGTGTACCAGCAGCTGGAGGTTCACAATCTCCTGGACATGAGTCTG ATTCAGAGGGCCGCTGAGCCTGCGGCCAAGGAGCGCCCTgtgcccgccccctccccctcccctcccccttcgccAGAGAAACGGGCGCAGTCCCCCCCAGAAATCGCGAGGGAGAAGAAGACAGAGAAATTCAAGGAGCAGGAGCGGGTCTCtgctgaccccccctccccgcggcGGGCCCAgacgccccccaccctccccgcaGCCTCGCCGGAGATCCCCAAGATCAGT gtcagCACCCTGCCCTATGACGAGAGGCCGCTGCCCGCCCTGCGGAAACAGCAGAAGCTCGCGGAGCAGCCCGAGCTCCCGCCCGAGGAGccccctgactccgccccctcgtCCCGCAGCGTCGGGGTGACCGGGGAGCCCGAGCCGCTGACGGAGAAGGCCATGCGCGAGGCCAGCTTCCCCATCGCCGTGTACGGAGAAGGCCTG gtggcgGCGGCCTACTCCAAGACCTGGTCGTACCGGGAGGACGCCCTGCTGGCCGTCTGTAAGAAGCTGTCCCAGGCCCCAGCCGGGACGCCCAAAGAGGACCTGAGGACCATGATGAGGGCAGCCGTGTTCCTCGCCAGGAAGGCCATCCTGGACAAGGTGTCATCG GTCTTCCAGGCGTCGCTGAAGCTGCTGAAGATGATCCTGACCCAGTTCATTCCGCAGCACAAGCTGGGCAGGGCGGAGGTGGCGCACTGCCTGGAGCAGACCTGGCCCAACCTCCTCGCCAAGGCGGGCGACCCCGCCGGCCGACTGCGGCTCGCGGCTACGAGCTTCATCCAG GAGATGGCGCTGTTCAAAGAGGTGAGATCCTTGCAGACGATCCCTACTGAGCTGGTGAAACCCATGAAGTCCAGCGTTCCTGCCCGCCTGGCGCTGAGCCACGTAGAGCTGACAGAGAGGCTGCTCGCGGAGCTGGGCACCGACGGCTCTGGGTTCTCCCTGGAAAACGTCATGCAG TTTTCCACAGGGGCTCTGGAGCACAGTGCGGCGGAAGTGCGGGAGAAGGCCGTGCACATTATCCTGGCCATGTACCGCCAGCACCGGAGCGCCGTCCTGGACTTCCTGCCGCCCAACGACGCCAACACGCGCCGCAACGTCCTCTACAAGAACATCTTCGACGGCTTCGCCAAGATGGACGGCCGCCCCGCGGAGCCCCAGGCCAAG GCGCTGAAGAGGAGCGTCACGCGGGTGGTGCacaaggagaagaaagaggagatCCGGACTCTGCAGGAGCAACTGGCCGCCCTGAAGGAGATCAGC gagaaggagaaggggaaagagaaTAGCAAAGGAAGGCAGTCTTCAAGACCAGTGAAGGCAG GTATAAAAAAGATACCCCCCAGTAAAGCCACAGTGGTGCAAGATGTGGACCAATCACCAGTGGCTAATTATTTAGACCG TCTGTGCATCTTCTGTGGAGAGACGGACGAGTCGTTCAcggaggaggggctggacctGCACTACTGGAAACATTGTCCCATGCTGCGGCGGTGTGACCTTTGCAGACAG GTTGTGGAGATCTCCAGCTTGAACGAGCACTTGCTGGAGGAGTGCGAGAGTAAAGGAGCGTTCGCCAAGTGCCCCCAGTGCGCCGAGGCTGTGCCCAGAGACCAGCTGGTGGAGCACGCCCGGAGTCAAGCCTGCAACC CTCCTGCAACGGACAGAGTATCAAACCACTGTCCATTGTGCCATGACAATTTCATGCCTGGAGAGGAG GCCTGGAAATCTCACCTcatggggagggagggctgtAAACAGAACGCGCGGAGGACGGCGGCCCTCCAGCGAGCGCTGCAGTCACAAG GAAAGATTGGCACTACAGGCGCTACAAAGCTGATGCCCGTGGGGGCGAGAGGCCGGCCTGGGCCCAGCGCCAGCCGGATTCCCGCCCCCAAGGCCGGAGGCGGCAGGGCGAACCGCCCCAACCCCGCCAGACGGTGA